The following are encoded in a window of Pieris napi chromosome 23, ilPieNapi1.2, whole genome shotgun sequence genomic DNA:
- the LOC125061242 gene encoding uncharacterized protein LOC125061242 codes for MDIQAETLITLVQERPVLWDKTEDVYKDKNLKLAAWREVCLILKPNFDELDEKERKQYGKQVSTKWNNIRDSWLKTVKKQKDESKSGSSTKKTRNYLYHEQLMFLKKVSEPRPPHESVSKKARTETEVGMESDFRSPLIKDKKKIDNKEVNDRMVKFLDSRINPEKENHHLSFFKGIIPILNTLTIEETLEFQASVMTMLQKIKSRNYERPNYGHWRDSYNQITGPDQYSGYYTHNSVNQQPIPTQDQHYPGYSTQYNSSNQQATTSIPSTSSQTSNPIPASPSASSNRSIHSQDSDYLDFEGI; via the exons ATGGATATTCAAGCAGAAACTTTAATTACGCTTGTCCAAGAGAGACCTGTTCTGTGGGATAAGACCGAAGACGTTTATAAAgacaaaaacttaaagttagcAGCATGGCGTGAAGTATGTTTAATACTGAAACCAAACTTCGATGAACTGGatgaaaaagaaagaaaacagTACG GAAAACAGGTTTCAACTAAATGGAATAATATACGAGATTCGTGGCTTAAGACagtaaagaaacaaaaagaTGAGTCTAAATCTGGATCTTCGACCAAAAAGAcacgaaattatttatatcacgagcaattaatgtttttgaaaaaagtcTCCGAACCTCGACCACCACATGAGTCAGTTTCAAAAAAAGCAAGAACCGAGACTGAAGTAGGCATGGAATCAGATTTTCGTTCAcctttaattaaagataaaaaaaaaattgataataaagaGGTAAATGACAGGATGGTAAAGTTTTTGGACTCCAGAATAAACCCAGAAAAGGAAAACCATCATCTATCTTTCTTCAAAGGCATTATACCAATCTTGAACACTTTAACTATCGAAGAGACTTTAGAATTTCAAGCTAGCGTCATGACAATgttgcaaaaaattaaaagtaggaATTATGAGAGACCAAATTACGGACATTGGCGTGATTCATATAATCAGATAACCGGACCAGATCAGTATTCTGGATACTACACACATAATAGCGTCAATCAACAGCCAATACCTACGCAAGATCAACACTACCCTGGATACTCTACGCAATATAATAGTAGCAATCAACAGGCAACAACATCTATACCATCAACTTCATCTCAGACATCGAATCCGATTCCAGCTTCGCCATCAGCATCTAGTAATCGTTCCATACATTCCCAAGACTCAGATTACTTAGATTTTGAAGGGATTTAA